One segment of Paenibacillus sp. FSL R7-0337 DNA contains the following:
- the ccpA gene encoding catabolite control protein A gives MTVTIYDVAREAGVSMATVSRVVNNNPNVKPQTRKKVFEAIERLGYRPNAVARGLASKKTTTVGVVIPDISNSIFAEIARGIEDIANMYHYNIILCNADKRKEKEIRVINTLLEKQVDGLLFMGGTVTEEHIQAFQTSAVPIVLCATRDEKGTYPSVDIDHETAAFDAVNTLIRHGHREIAMISGTLQDPANGYARFHGYKKALEAAGIEYQEDLVRIGNYRYESGVEAMKYFLGLKKKPTAIFAATDEMAIGAIHSIQDEGLKVPDDFSIISVDNIRMASMVRPLLTTVAQPMYDLGAVAMRLLTKLMKKETVENPRVILPHETILRLSVNHVNK, from the coding sequence TTGACGGTAACCATTTACGATGTAGCTCGAGAAGCAGGCGTATCTATGGCTACGGTATCACGGGTTGTGAATAATAACCCCAACGTGAAACCGCAGACCCGGAAGAAGGTTTTTGAAGCGATTGAGCGTTTGGGCTATCGTCCGAATGCTGTGGCGAGAGGTCTCGCCAGCAAGAAAACGACAACCGTAGGGGTTGTTATCCCTGATATCTCAAACTCGATTTTTGCGGAAATTGCACGCGGGATTGAAGATATTGCCAATATGTATCACTACAACATTATTCTCTGTAACGCTGACAAGCGCAAAGAGAAAGAGATTCGTGTCATTAACACACTGCTCGAGAAGCAGGTGGACGGGCTGCTGTTCATGGGCGGAACCGTTACGGAAGAGCATATTCAGGCGTTCCAGACCTCTGCTGTGCCTATCGTACTCTGTGCGACCCGCGATGAGAAGGGAACGTATCCTTCCGTGGATATCGACCACGAGACGGCTGCATTTGATGCAGTGAATACGCTGATCCGCCACGGACACCGTGAGATCGCCATGATCAGCGGCACACTGCAGGACCCTGCGAACGGATATGCCCGGTTCCACGGCTACAAGAAGGCGCTGGAAGCGGCAGGTATCGAGTATCAGGAGGATCTGGTGCGCATCGGTAACTATCGATACGAATCCGGTGTCGAAGCGATGAAGTACTTCCTGGGTCTGAAGAAGAAGCCGACAGCTATCTTTGCCGCTACCGATGAGATGGCAATTGGCGCCATTCACAGTATTCAGGATGAAGGCCTTAAGGTACCGGATGACTTCTCGATTATCAGTGTAGACAACATCCGGATGGCTTCGATGGTTCGTCCGCTCCTCACTACTGTAGCACAGCCGATGTATGATCTCGGTGCTGTAGCGATGAGACTGCTGACGAAGCTGATGAAGAAGGAGACCGTTGAGAATCCGCGGGTAATTTTGCCGCATGAGACCATTCTTCGTCTGTCTGTCAATCATGTCAACAAATAA
- a CDS encoding 5'-methylthioadenosine/adenosylhomocysteine nucleosidase: MSGVLGLIGAMDEEIKLLLEEMENRQTTVKAGITFYAGTVFGKAAVVCKSGVGKVNAAVTTQILLDSFDVEQVLFTGVAGALHPELNIGDIVISSSCIQHDMDVTALGYARGVIPYQEISAFQADPLLVKLAEEACQELKQKSVTGIVLSGDQFIASRASVAMLREQLDGACAEMEGAAVAQVCHMNGIPFVVVRSMSDKADGSAHVNYSEFTVTASQHSHAILEHMLKAM; encoded by the coding sequence ATGAGCGGAGTGCTGGGTCTGATTGGCGCAATGGATGAAGAAATCAAGCTGCTGCTGGAAGAGATGGAGAATCGGCAGACCACGGTGAAGGCCGGAATTACCTTTTATGCAGGGACAGTGTTCGGGAAAGCAGCTGTGGTCTGCAAATCAGGAGTAGGGAAGGTGAACGCCGCAGTAACCACACAGATTCTGCTGGACAGCTTCGACGTAGAGCAGGTGCTGTTCACAGGAGTGGCCGGAGCGCTGCATCCTGAGCTGAACATCGGGGATATTGTTATTTCGTCCTCCTGTATTCAGCATGATATGGATGTTACAGCGCTCGGTTATGCCAGAGGGGTGATTCCCTATCAGGAGATCTCCGCCTTCCAGGCAGATCCTCTGCTGGTGAAGTTAGCAGAAGAGGCTTGTCAAGAGCTGAAGCAGAAGTCTGTAACTGGCATTGTACTGTCCGGGGATCAATTCATCGCCAGCAGGGCATCAGTAGCTATGCTGCGTGAGCAACTGGACGGGGCCTGTGCAGAGATGGAGGGTGCGGCGGTTGCCCAAGTCTGCCATATGAACGGGATACCTTTTGTAGTCGTACGTTCAATGTCAGACAAGGCAGACGGCTCAGCCCATGTAAATTACAGTGAGTTCACCGTAACTGCCTCGCAGCATTCGCATGCCATTCTGGAGCATATGCTTAAGGCAATGTAA
- a CDS encoding GNAT family N-acetyltransferase: protein MEHYKIPVFHTIEHQGRLISVRGPLSAETLQTLSMHRDLDAFRKPQEQLEALIEISGLPEGRIVAAVVSDVIVGYVTFHYPDELELWSQGGMEDLIELGAIEVADEYRGSGLAKLLVSSAFEEGQLENCIVFTTEYYWHWDLKGSGLTVWEYRQMMEKLMKTVDMVWYATDDPEICSHPANCLMVRMGQEVPLSSRETFDRVRFRQRFMY from the coding sequence ATGGAGCATTATAAAATCCCTGTATTCCATACGATAGAGCATCAAGGCCGGCTGATTTCTGTCCGCGGACCCTTATCCGCCGAAACGCTTCAGACCTTAAGTATGCACCGAGATCTGGACGCCTTCCGTAAGCCGCAGGAGCAGCTTGAAGCCTTGATAGAGATATCGGGCTTACCTGAAGGACGCATCGTAGCAGCAGTGGTCTCAGACGTTATCGTGGGCTATGTCACTTTTCATTATCCGGATGAACTGGAGTTATGGTCTCAGGGCGGAATGGAAGATCTGATTGAGCTGGGAGCTATAGAAGTGGCTGACGAGTACCGCGGGAGCGGGCTTGCGAAGCTGCTGGTTTCAAGCGCTTTTGAAGAGGGACAACTGGAGAACTGCATCGTATTCACAACCGAATATTATTGGCACTGGGACCTCAAGGGGAGCGGCCTTACCGTATGGGAGTACCGCCAGATGATGGAGAAGCTGATGAAGACGGTAGATATGGTGTGGTATGCTACCGATGATCCGGAGATTTGCTCGCATCCGGCTAATTGCCTCATGGTCCGCATGGGTCAGGAAGTACCGCTATCCTCCCGCGAGACCTTCGACCGGGTGCGCTTCAGACAGCGGTTTATGTATTAA
- the acsA gene encoding acetate--CoA ligase: MGQVQGEILPGRVQRSNMEDYSRAVDEFRWEDVERSFSWHGTGKVNMAHEAIDRHVDEGRGAATALIYSDAVREERYTFADLRERSNKFGNVLRKYGIGKGDRVFIFMPRTPELYFSLLGILKTGAVAGPLFEAFMETAVKDRLEDSGAVALVTTPELLHRVKREQLPGLRHIFVVGASAAEDSGLLSYEAEMAEASAELEPEWLSLDDGLIMHYTSGSTGKPKGIYHVQRAMIQHYYTGKVVLDLRPEDVYWCTADPGWVTGTSYGIFAPWLNGVANVIRGGRFSPLDWYKTIERFGVTVWYSAPTAFRMLMGAGKETLEGIDLSSLRHVLSVGEPLNPEVVRWGDKIYQQRIHDTWWMTETGAQLICNYPGMDIKPGSMGRPLPGIEAAILDDRGNVLPPYAMGNLAIRTPWPSMMGKVWNNQAKYDEYFRIPGWYISGDSAYMDEDGYFWFQGRIDDVINSSGERIGPFEVESKLVEHPAVAEAGVIGKPDVMRGEIIKAFISLRDGYSPTAELKEEIAAFVKAGLSAHAAPREIEFKDKLPKTRSGKIMRRVLKAWELHLPAGDLSTIED; the protein is encoded by the coding sequence ATGGGGCAAGTTCAAGGCGAAATTTTGCCGGGCCGGGTGCAGCGCTCGAATATGGAGGATTATTCCCGGGCAGTTGACGAATTCCGGTGGGAGGATGTCGAGCGCAGCTTCTCCTGGCATGGGACCGGCAAGGTGAATATGGCACATGAAGCGATCGACCGTCATGTCGACGAGGGGCGTGGGGCTGCTACGGCACTGATCTACAGCGATGCGGTGCGAGAGGAGCGGTACACCTTCGCCGACTTAAGGGAACGGTCGAACAAGTTCGGTAATGTACTACGCAAATACGGAATCGGCAAAGGCGACCGGGTGTTCATCTTCATGCCGCGTACCCCGGAGCTGTATTTCAGCCTGCTCGGCATACTGAAGACGGGAGCAGTAGCAGGTCCTCTGTTCGAGGCGTTCATGGAGACGGCGGTCAAGGACCGGCTGGAGGACAGCGGAGCCGTGGCGCTGGTGACCACGCCGGAGCTGCTGCACCGGGTGAAGCGGGAGCAGCTCCCAGGACTGCGCCATATCTTTGTGGTAGGAGCTTCTGCTGCTGAAGATTCGGGGCTGCTGAGCTATGAAGCGGAGATGGCTGAGGCGTCCGCTGAGCTGGAACCGGAATGGCTGAGCCTGGACGACGGTCTGATTATGCATTATACCTCCGGTTCCACCGGGAAGCCCAAAGGCATCTACCATGTACAGAGAGCCATGATCCAACACTATTATACAGGCAAGGTAGTCCTGGATTTGCGGCCGGAGGATGTGTACTGGTGCACGGCCGATCCGGGTTGGGTGACTGGAACCTCTTATGGGATCTTTGCCCCCTGGCTAAATGGGGTAGCGAATGTAATCCGTGGAGGCCGCTTCAGTCCGCTGGATTGGTATAAGACGATTGAACGCTTTGGGGTGACGGTATGGTACAGTGCGCCTACGGCTTTCCGGATGCTGATGGGGGCTGGTAAGGAGACTCTGGAGGGGATTGATCTCAGCAGTCTGCGTCATGTGCTGTCTGTCGGCGAGCCGCTGAACCCTGAGGTCGTGCGCTGGGGCGACAAAATCTATCAGCAGCGGATTCATGATACGTGGTGGATGACCGAGACGGGAGCGCAGCTCATCTGCAACTACCCGGGAATGGACATCAAACCAGGCTCCATGGGGCGGCCGTTGCCGGGGATTGAGGCAGCTATCCTTGATGACCGCGGCAACGTGCTGCCGCCTTATGCCATGGGCAATCTGGCTATTCGCACCCCCTGGCCGTCCATGATGGGCAAGGTGTGGAATAACCAGGCTAAATACGATGAATACTTCCGAATTCCGGGATGGTATATCTCCGGGGATTCGGCGTATATGGATGAAGACGGCTACTTCTGGTTCCAGGGCCGGATTGATGATGTGATCAATTCCTCCGGGGAGCGGATTGGACCTTTCGAGGTCGAGAGCAAGCTGGTGGAGCATCCGGCTGTCGCGGAGGCTGGGGTCATCGGCAAGCCGGATGTCATGCGCGGAGAGATCATCAAGGCCTTCATCTCGCTGCGGGACGGATACAGTCCAACCGCGGAGCTGAAAGAAGAGATCGCGGCATTTGTCAAAGCCGGCCTGTCTGCCCATGCTGCACCGCGTGAAATCGAGTTCAAGGATAAGCTGCCCAAGACCCGGTCCGGCAAAATTATGCGCCGTGTACTGAAGGCCTGGGAGCTGCATCTTCCGGCAGGCGATTTGTCTACCATCGAAGACTAG
- a CDS encoding transglycosylase domain-containing protein, which yields MVEEKKKKTAKQRPPRRSWLRRFGSVVKWMFILGILGCLFAGGAVAGYVTSIVKDDPVRPEELIQQQVGLNAITGFAYFSDGQPIGQLRTEEDRRLIEFNDIPQLVIDAVLAIEDNNFYNHKGVDFSGTLRAVKQKVLNESVQTGGSTLTQQLARRVFLNLDRTEDRKVKEILLSLRLERFLSKQEILTAYLNKVPFGNGSNGYNVFGIKAAAKGIFGLDDLEKLNVAQAAYLAGLPQLPSKYSAFNGIGEFNETAFGRAMDRQKLVLRRMLEENKITTSQYDEALLFDIKSSLAPHTKKAYATFPYLMMETERKASEILLKLNQGTSDKAAAATDSAQLLEEARQQLMTGGYRVYTTIDKKVYSAMHSISDDSSNFTKDSKARGKEQTAGMMINNKTGAILGMIEGRDFNIEQMNYATQMIRQPGSTMKPIAAYLPALDAGLIQPAGILDDAPIVMKDGGKGYHIPKNANNRYQGLVTARYALNKSLNLPALKLFNDKVGIEKAWTFSKKLGITTIQDNDYSAQTGVIGGLKYGVSVEELTNAYSSIGNGGAFNDAYMIEKIVDSQGKIVYQHKVNPEQVFSKQTAYLMTDMLRTVITDGTATTVKRNYKHFKEVPIVGKTGSTQNYGDVWFMGYSPDVTLGIWVGYKEQVNTLQGDMQKRQAQTLWAKVMNTVIDKRPELFSTKEFAQPEGIVKATVSAYSGKKPSKLTDRFTTDLFNAKFVPKESDDGISNAKYITYNGVNYIPLEGTPEDFLKEKIVVKREKPIQELVKELLAAFPAMKSHESLAYYMPQDAKTDYPTEVDPRVDDGNGPSAPGEVIVSYSTGKAVVTFTPSGSPDVVGYRLYRSLNGGSFQKQAVLSAGESTVFKPGTPAGANATFYVAAVDVAGHETASGSVAGGIKPTPEPTPTPEQTPDAEPTPDAGIIPDSTEDPGMIIVQPPAVDDSTPLGGTNAAGGNSGGKPAGNTSGNTGGNAGGSTATNAPGNSGR from the coding sequence ATGGTTGAGGAGAAGAAAAAGAAGACCGCAAAACAGCGTCCACCGCGCAGATCCTGGCTCCGCAGGTTCGGTTCAGTTGTGAAGTGGATGTTCATACTCGGTATACTCGGCTGCCTGTTCGCCGGCGGCGCTGTAGCCGGCTACGTCACTTCAATAGTGAAGGACGACCCGGTCCGGCCCGAAGAACTAATCCAGCAGCAGGTTGGGCTGAACGCCATTACCGGCTTTGCCTATTTCAGTGACGGACAGCCGATCGGCCAGCTCCGCACAGAAGAAGACCGCAGACTTATTGAATTCAACGATATCCCGCAGCTTGTGATTGATGCCGTTCTCGCTATAGAGGACAATAATTTCTACAATCATAAAGGGGTGGATTTCAGCGGCACCCTGCGGGCCGTCAAGCAAAAGGTACTGAACGAATCCGTTCAGACCGGGGGCAGTACCCTGACCCAGCAGCTTGCACGGCGCGTGTTCCTGAACCTGGACCGCACGGAAGACCGCAAGGTGAAGGAAATCCTGCTGTCCCTGCGGCTGGAACGTTTCTTGTCCAAGCAGGAGATTTTAACGGCTTATTTAAATAAGGTTCCTTTCGGGAACGGTTCCAACGGCTATAATGTATTCGGTATCAAGGCCGCCGCCAAAGGCATCTTCGGCCTGGATGATCTGGAGAAGCTGAATGTGGCCCAGGCGGCGTATCTCGCCGGCTTGCCCCAGCTCCCCTCCAAGTATTCCGCATTCAATGGCATAGGTGAATTCAACGAGACGGCCTTCGGCCGGGCGATGGACCGCCAGAAGCTGGTCTTGCGGCGGATGCTGGAGGAGAACAAGATTACCACTTCCCAGTACGACGAGGCGCTGCTCTTCGATATCAAGAGCTCCCTTGCTCCGCATACGAAGAAGGCCTATGCCACCTTCCCTTATCTCATGATGGAGACCGAACGCAAAGCCTCCGAAATCCTGTTGAAGCTGAACCAGGGTACGTCAGACAAGGCGGCCGCTGCCACCGATTCTGCCCAGCTGCTGGAGGAAGCGCGGCAGCAGTTGATGACAGGCGGCTACCGGGTGTACACCACCATAGATAAGAAAGTGTACAGTGCGATGCATAGCATCTCGGATGACAGCAGTAATTTCACCAAGGACAGCAAGGCCAGAGGCAAGGAACAGACAGCCGGTATGATGATCAATAATAAGACCGGCGCGATTCTCGGCATGATTGAAGGGCGCGATTTCAACATCGAGCAGATGAACTACGCCACCCAAATGATTCGCCAGCCCGGCTCCACTATGAAGCCGATTGCGGCGTACCTGCCTGCACTGGATGCAGGGCTCATTCAGCCTGCCGGCATTCTGGATGATGCGCCGATTGTCATGAAGGACGGGGGCAAAGGCTACCATATTCCCAAGAACGCCAACAACCGTTATCAGGGTCTGGTTACCGCCCGTTATGCCCTGAACAAATCCCTGAACCTTCCCGCCTTGAAGCTGTTCAATGACAAGGTGGGAATTGAGAAGGCCTGGACCTTCTCCAAGAAGCTGGGGATTACTACCATCCAGGACAATGATTATAGCGCTCAGACCGGGGTTATCGGGGGTCTGAAATACGGGGTATCCGTGGAAGAGCTGACCAACGCTTATTCCTCCATCGGTAACGGCGGTGCCTTCAATGATGCTTATATGATCGAGAAGATCGTGGACAGTCAGGGTAAAATCGTCTACCAGCATAAAGTTAACCCGGAGCAGGTCTTCTCCAAGCAGACCGCTTATCTGATGACGGATATGCTGCGCACCGTAATTACTGACGGAACAGCAACTACAGTGAAGAGGAACTATAAGCATTTCAAGGAAGTTCCGATTGTCGGCAAAACCGGCTCCACCCAGAACTATGGGGATGTCTGGTTCATGGGCTATTCCCCGGATGTCACCCTTGGAATTTGGGTGGGCTACAAAGAGCAGGTCAATACCCTTCAGGGAGATATGCAGAAGCGTCAAGCGCAAACCCTGTGGGCCAAGGTAATGAATACAGTGATTGACAAGCGTCCAGAGCTGTTCAGTACGAAGGAATTCGCCCAGCCGGAGGGCATCGTCAAAGCGACAGTCTCGGCATACAGCGGCAAGAAGCCTTCCAAGCTGACGGATAGATTCACAACGGATCTGTTCAATGCTAAATTCGTTCCTAAGGAGAGCGACGACGGAATTTCCAATGCCAAATATATCACTTACAACGGGGTGAACTACATCCCTCTGGAAGGAACTCCTGAGGATTTCTTGAAGGAGAAGATCGTAGTCAAGCGCGAGAAGCCGATTCAGGAGCTGGTCAAAGAGCTGCTGGCCGCCTTCCCGGCAATGAAATCACATGAGTCACTGGCGTACTACATGCCGCAGGATGCTAAGACCGACTATCCGACCGAGGTCGATCCGCGGGTCGATGACGGCAACGGGCCAAGTGCTCCCGGTGAAGTCATCGTCTCCTACAGTACCGGCAAAGCTGTAGTTACGTTCACTCCAAGCGGTTCGCCGGATGTTGTCGGCTACCGCCTATACCGTTCCCTGAACGGCGGATCTTTCCAAAAGCAGGCCGTTCTCTCGGCTGGGGAAAGTACCGTCTTCAAGCCGGGTACTCCGGCAGGCGCTAATGCTACCTTCTATGTGGCTGCCGTGGACGTAGCCGGACATGAGACTGCTTCCGGCAGTGTGGCTGGCGGCATTAAGCCTACACCTGAGCCTACGCCAACTCCGGAACAGACGCCGGACGCAGAGCCGACACCGGACGCCGGAATCATCCCGGATAGTACGGAAGACCCTGGCATGATCATTGTTCAGCCGCCTGCCGTTGATGATTCAACTCCGTTAGGCGGTACCAATGCAGCCGGCGGAAACAGCGGCGGGAAGCCCGCAGGCAATACCAGCGGGAATACGGGCGGGAATGCCGGAGGCAGTACCGCCACTAACGCACCAGGCAACTCCGGACGTTAA
- the rpsD gene encoding 30S ribosomal protein S4, whose amino-acid sequence MARYTGPKFKLSRRLGISLSGTGKDLKRPFPPGQHGANQRRKVSNYGMQLLEKQKLRHMYGLGEKQFKTLFTKAQKLQGIAGENFMFLLESRLDNLVYRLGFANSRAGARQLVSHGHVTVNGKKVDIASYRVSIGDVIGLRERSRAMTSIKEALDNRSHLPSYLEYADGSFEGKFLRLPERAELSQDIDEKQIVEFYNR is encoded by the coding sequence ATGGCACGTTACACCGGACCTAAATTCAAACTCAGCCGCCGTCTGGGCATTTCCCTTAGCGGTACAGGCAAAGACCTGAAACGCCCTTTCCCACCAGGACAGCACGGCGCTAACCAACGCAGAAAAGTAAGTAACTACGGAATGCAGCTTTTGGAAAAACAAAAACTGCGCCACATGTACGGCCTGGGCGAAAAGCAGTTTAAAACTCTTTTCACTAAGGCACAAAAGCTCCAGGGTATTGCGGGCGAAAACTTCATGTTCCTGCTCGAAAGCCGCCTGGACAACCTGGTTTACCGTCTTGGATTCGCTAACTCCCGTGCAGGTGCACGCCAGTTGGTATCCCATGGCCACGTAACCGTTAACGGCAAAAAAGTCGACATCGCTTCTTACCGTGTAAGCATTGGCGACGTTATCGGACTCCGCGAAAGAAGCCGCGCTATGACTTCGATCAAAGAAGCTCTCGACAACCGCTCCCACCTTCCAAGCTACCTGGAATATGCTGACGGATCATTCGAAGGTAAATTCCTTCGTCTGCCAGAACGTGCCGAGCTGTCCCAGGATATCGATGAGAAGCAAATCGTCGAATTCTACAACCGTTAA
- a CDS encoding sensor domain-containing diguanylate cyclase — MSEQEAYGHKDRDSRMLLQDMRQSGGGDVDPAAWLKETDIVSHDFPYAASLIAESFREWQGQGVPSFTKAWSWCVLNYKGDWIEPGSEFRQGRWRAEWEEAAGICLQTGGMYAAEVLEEGEAYSFLALPVFTRGHGEIFAVLGCRMPAEQYESGGKHTAEAMAMHFQTCFYHQFEHVFVSDLAGIHLHAEREGSRRSLLFQIVQRMHDNIDVDAVLTEVIDSIAAMYPGARLDLFMSQDHRSTHPQVKPLPLTWSSNDVCDRAFKDGRVTLHAGRDENGTVEVGLPLGGKQGVYGVFHMIMDKASFHELDLSFLTMVADTAGTAFENAKLYERSNQLIRELRMSNELTQRLNQSLRLGDIFQFAFEELLAMFEADYCCILHKNEERGGLEVIACNYLPLLGEILDGNQGLGGKVYATGEPLLLSDYKYAAGQTSTLMDATGAESLIATPLNVGGEVRGAIMLAHKQAHFFSYDSYRLLQAMAGHIGLAVGNARLHAEVRRLANRDTLTGLFARHYLDEEIKQRQSSDFCGTLIVVDIDQFKMVNDTYGHQKGDKILKQVSDIVKTSIRQGDVAARWGGEELAVYLPQLGVQQAVFVGERIRKRVMGETEPRVTVSCGVAEWSWTDDRVSVESLFYRADMALYEAKNNGRNQVVIDNKTTENNSKNPWA; from the coding sequence ATGTCAGAGCAGGAGGCATACGGCCATAAGGATCGGGACAGCCGTATGCTGTTACAGGACATGAGGCAATCTGGCGGAGGAGATGTAGATCCCGCCGCCTGGCTGAAGGAGACGGATATCGTGTCTCATGATTTCCCCTACGCCGCCAGCTTAATTGCCGAGAGCTTCAGGGAATGGCAAGGACAAGGAGTCCCCTCCTTCACGAAGGCCTGGAGCTGGTGTGTGCTGAATTATAAAGGTGATTGGATTGAGCCCGGCTCTGAATTCCGGCAGGGGCGCTGGAGAGCAGAGTGGGAAGAAGCGGCGGGAATCTGCCTGCAGACAGGCGGGATGTATGCCGCCGAGGTTCTGGAGGAAGGAGAAGCCTATTCATTTCTGGCTTTGCCGGTATTTACGCGCGGGCACGGGGAAATATTTGCCGTGCTTGGCTGCAGAATGCCTGCGGAGCAGTACGAGTCGGGCGGGAAGCATACGGCTGAAGCGATGGCGATGCATTTCCAGACCTGCTTTTATCACCAGTTTGAGCATGTGTTTGTCTCGGATCTTGCGGGGATTCATCTGCATGCCGAGCGTGAGGGCAGCCGCCGTTCGCTGCTTTTTCAGATTGTCCAGCGTATGCATGACAACATCGATGTAGACGCCGTACTGACGGAGGTCATTGACAGTATCGCTGCAATGTATCCGGGGGCGCGGCTTGATTTGTTCATGTCACAGGACCATCGCAGCACGCATCCTCAGGTCAAGCCGCTTCCGCTGACATGGTCAAGCAATGATGTCTGTGACCGGGCCTTCAAGGATGGGCGGGTCACACTTCATGCCGGGCGTGATGAGAACGGGACTGTTGAGGTAGGGCTTCCGCTCGGCGGTAAGCAGGGAGTATACGGTGTATTTCATATGATTATGGACAAGGCATCCTTCCATGAGCTGGATCTTAGCTTTCTGACCATGGTCGCGGATACCGCCGGTACAGCGTTTGAGAATGCGAAGCTGTATGAACGCTCCAACCAGCTGATCAGGGAGCTGCGTATGAGCAATGAGCTTACCCAGCGGCTGAACCAGAGCCTCAGGCTCGGCGATATTTTCCAGTTTGCCTTTGAAGAGCTGCTGGCTATGTTCGAGGCGGATTATTGCTGTATCCTCCATAAGAATGAAGAACGCGGCGGGCTTGAAGTTATAGCCTGCAATTATCTGCCGCTGCTGGGTGAAATATTGGATGGCAATCAGGGGCTCGGCGGTAAGGTTTACGCTACGGGAGAGCCGCTGCTGCTCTCCGATTACAAATATGCTGCGGGGCAGACTTCGACGCTGATGGATGCTACCGGCGCAGAGTCGCTGATCGCTACTCCGCTGAATGTGGGCGGAGAGGTGCGGGGAGCCATTATGCTGGCGCATAAGCAGGCTCACTTCTTCTCCTATGACAGCTACAGGCTGCTGCAGGCGATGGCCGGTCATATCGGACTGGCTGTCGGAAATGCGAGGCTTCATGCCGAGGTGCGCCGCCTGGCGAACCGGGATACGCTGACCGGACTCTTTGCCCGTCACTATCTGGATGAAGAGATTAAGCAGCGACAGTCGAGTGATTTTTGTGGAACCCTGATCGTGGTGGACATTGACCAGTTCAAGATGGTGAACGACACCTATGGACACCAGAAGGGGGACAAAATCCTGAAGCAGGTCAGCGACATCGTGAAGACCTCGATCCGTCAGGGGGATGTCGCCGCCAGATGGGGCGGGGAAGAGCTTGCGGTCTATCTGCCACAGCTTGGGGTGCAGCAGGCCGTATTCGTAGGGGAGCGTATCCGCAAACGTGTAATGGGAGAGACCGAGCCGCGTGTGACCGTGTCCTGCGGGGTCGCCGAATGGAGCTGGACCGATGACCGGGTTAGTGTCGAATCTCTCTTTTACCGGGCAGATATGGCGCTCTACGAAGCTAAGAACAACGGGCGCAATCAGGTAGTGATCGATAACAAAACCACAGAGAATAATTCGAAGAATCCTTGGGCTTAG
- a CDS encoding aminopeptidase, whose product MNDPRIQKLAANLVGYSVNVQPGENVLVEMIGSERDLIKAVVEEVGKAGGRAFVQLTDRTVLRSMLKYATPEGIKTWAEIDLNRMKQMDCYIGIRAGENVNDLSDVPEENMKLYNSLYSHPVHSEQRVKHTKWVVLRYPNASMAQLANTSTEAFEDFYFEVCNLDYAKMDKAQDSLAELMRRTDKVRIAGPGTDLTFSIKGIGAEKCSGQKNIPDGEVYSAPVRDSVNGTISYNAASIYNGVTFENVKFTFENGRIVEATSNDSARLNEILDSDDGARHIGEFAIGFNPYILHPMKDILFDEKIAGSLHFTPGQAYDVTDNGNRSSIHWDLVLIQRPDYGGGEIYFDDVLIRKDGIFVVPELEGLNPENLK is encoded by the coding sequence ATGAATGATCCCCGGATTCAAAAGCTTGCGGCGAACCTTGTAGGTTACTCCGTAAACGTACAGCCTGGCGAGAACGTGCTCGTCGAAATGATCGGCAGTGAACGAGATTTGATCAAAGCTGTTGTGGAGGAAGTGGGTAAGGCCGGAGGCCGTGCATTTGTGCAGCTGACCGACCGCACAGTTCTGCGCAGTATGCTCAAATATGCAACACCTGAAGGAATCAAGACCTGGGCAGAGATCGATTTGAACCGGATGAAGCAGATGGACTGCTATATCGGCATCCGTGCCGGTGAGAATGTCAATGATCTGTCCGATGTGCCGGAAGAGAACATGAAGCTCTACAACTCCCTGTATTCCCACCCGGTACATAGCGAACAGCGCGTTAAGCACACCAAATGGGTGGTGCTGCGTTACCCTAACGCCAGTATGGCCCAGCTCGCCAACACGAGCACAGAGGCCTTTGAGGACTTTTACTTCGAAGTCTGCAACCTGGATTATGCCAAAATGGACAAAGCCCAGGATTCGCTGGCTGAGCTTATGCGCAGAACCGACAAGGTGCGTATCGCAGGTCCCGGAACAGACCTTACATTCTCCATCAAGGGAATCGGGGCGGAGAAATGCTCCGGCCAGAAAAATATTCCGGACGGAGAAGTGTACAGCGCGCCTGTCCGTGATTCCGTGAATGGAACGATCAGCTATAATGCCGCATCAATCTACAACGGGGTGACCTTCGAGAATGTGAAGTTCACTTTCGAGAACGGCCGGATCGTAGAGGCTACCAGCAATGATAGCGCACGGCTGAATGAAATTCTGGATTCCGATGACGGCGCGCGCCATATCGGCGAGTTCGCCATCGGCTTCAACCCTTATATTTTGCATCCGATGAAGGATATTCTGTTCGATGAGAAAATTGCCGGCAGTCTGCACTTCACACCGGGCCAGGCTTATGATGTGACGGATAACGGCAACCGTTCGTCCATTCACTGGGACCTCGTGCTGATTCAGCGACCTGATTACGGCGGCGGCGAAATTTACTTCGACGATGTGCTGATCCGTAAGGATGGGATTTTTGTGGTGCCGGAACTGGAAGGTCTGAATCCGGAGAACCTGAAATAA